The Pungitius pungitius chromosome 21, fPunPun2.1, whole genome shotgun sequence genome includes the window TTAATGAGGTCCGTTGTGAGCAGCTGTCGTAGAAAAACATTAACAGTTTCAGATGTAATTAGCCTTCTGGGAACAAAGAGAGAAGCCTAGTAGCAGATCTCTGGATAACACTGAAGAAATTGGGACATTTATTGTCAACAACTCCGTTCTTTGGTGCCAATGTTTAAACATAAAACACATACTGATCTAACACATAGCACATGCAAATCTTTGGCCTTCATTACACCACGTTTTCATCCAGGTAGTTTTGACCTCTCCAGAGAAAGAGCATCTCCCTGTCCATTACCCCCTGAACGCTTCACTGTTTTGTAATTCTATTAACTGCTGGTCACCGAGAACCCTGGGACATCAGCAGCCTCCAGGACACTCATTACAGCCCAGTAATTGGTGAAGATGAACCACAACATATACAAGATTCAACCTGGTCGGAAAActgcactaaaaaaaaacccggcttttttttgtgtgtttttttaatctgaataTTTTAGTCATGGGAAAAATACAAACTTAACTTGTAAAATGCGTGCTAATTTGATAACTATGCTATGCTAAATTATTTTATGAAGCAATAGTCTTCAAACATGGGAATTTGTTGTGAATATTCACAACAAATTGTAATGCTTTAAAGCCAGAAGCTTTTGAGAAAAGGTCCTCTTGTAGAATTTTTAGGGGCAACTAGAACATTACtgtgatgtggagagagaggacccaaacgcgggatgcagaaaaaataatgatctttAATCAGAAGGTGGTAACTGAGGGGTAGCCGCGAAGGCAGgcgcaaaaacaacaactgaagtCTTCTccagaaataaacagaaagtcTCTCGGGTTAAATGAGGCACTAGAGGTCGTGGCAGGGACGAGGCGTTCACGACAAAGTCGACTGGCGgctgttcagctgggactcctccaaCTCGGCGGGGCCGGACGCTGAGTCTATACGGTCATAAGCAGGACGCAACAGGACAAGGCTGCGCATAAGAGACGGCGAGTGTGCCTCCTGCTTGGGTAGCGATATAAtctgacagagaacagaggaaaagggggactagaaatagcagaaataattaacCACATAGAGAACAGGTGTGCAACTATtagtgtgaaaggggggggagataatgggattcagctgatgagttgtggaaacaatgtatgagtaactaaagaccagtagggggaggaaaagggacaggaagagcccaaaaccatgacacatTACACATAATATATGGATAAACAAGTTAGTTATCATAATAATTTGAAGGGGCGATAGATTCATCAACATAAATTGATCAAAAACGCATCAATATCGATTAGAATCATCAATATTAATGATAATTTGACAGGGTTTGAACTGTGGCATCATCTTCAGCTAACTTTCTGCATGTGATAAGTTGACAGTGTGTGATCTCAGTGGGATCACACACTGGTGGAAAAGGGTTGCCTTCTGCGCCGTGTGGTAACAACTAATCAACAGACTGTtgaaaacagcaacaaacagTATTGTTCTACTTGTGAAAAGTTCTGAGATAACTTTTAGCCTATTTCATATTTTGCTGAATTATTTGTAATGACCATATTTGTTCAAATTTTCTTATCGTTTGTTTGTCTCGTAAGCAAATaaacattgagaaaaaaaaaatgagtccaTCTTATTTGTGGAGGTAGCCTTGTTCATTCAAATCATTCCCACCCTATTTAATATCAAAGACTGGTCTCTGGCGCTACGCTTCACACCACTCCAGCGTCAGCGTCGGACGGGTCCGGAGTAGCACGAGTGctcattaaaagtggagttcaaTTTAAAGTAATGTAAAGTAAAGTAACCAACTAAACACGAAATCCTGGCCCAGTCCGTCCACAGCATCAATATAACTGTCAGGACATAAACCAAGTTGAACATTCAACATGTCAAACGTTGGATGATTAAATGCTTTCTCAttacatgtttaaaatgtaacaaatgTTATACTGTAATGATTTACACTGCCTTACTATAACAGCTTACTTAGTAATGAAGCTCACTGAATCAATGAATCCTTCCTTGCATCCTGCATCTCTCTCCCTTTTGCTACTAGTCTATAAGTTAATTTAGGTGCTAGCTCTGAGGTAAACAAAAAACGTTTAACTGTAAAAATGGTATCATCTGTTACTGTAAGTTGTCAATAAACTGATTTGCCCCTCCTACAACTATTCACTTTCGGCCTCAATTGTATATGGAGCCCATCCTGTTCCTCAAACTATTATCTGATCGTCACAAACTGCCTTCATCACCTGAACCCGCGTCTGGACTCCAGGAAGAAACAGTCCTTACACAAAAAATCACTACCCACTTTAATATACTATGTCATGATGGAGTCTATTCGTCAAAGTCCAAACATTCATCTTATCATGCATGTGTAACAATATATTGAGGTAATGTAAGGAGAACAACTTTAGGTAGAACCCTGGTGGTCTCTACAGGTTAAGACACTGAACACCAACTCCCTTCCCAAATATTTACTGTCAGCTTGGTGCATGAAATCAAACAGTTTTGACACGTTCTAtggaaataaattatttattccaatgaaataatgtttttcaATCCACATGTTTAGTCTTGTGCCAACAACAGACATGCAGGCTGAAGAAGGTGGGGTTGGGGTGTCGATGGCAACAATGGCTGTGAAGGGATTGGTGAAAATGTTGGACATACACAACGTAAAAATTATTTAAAGCAAACTCTCCTCAACCAGTCAGAGCATCATCAGCTCTGAGCAGAAGACGGGAGTGTGGAAACAGCTGCTTCAGGTTCTACACATaagctttagtttttatttgttaataaTTGAATTGCTCTGAAAAgtcagtcatttattttctttcaggtacttaaaaaaaaaaatgttatatattatatttgccTAAGAAACACATTGAACAACTAATATCTCATTCTTTTGTGCACATTTTACAAAGCTGTTCTGGAGTTTATTGTAACGTGTGGTTATATGTCTGAAATCATTCTGTCCCATAAAGGTGAGACGGGGGTTTTACGAAATCATCCTCTTTTACAGAAGCCCACTGTTTTGGATGGAGAATATAACAATGGTAGCACCTCTCAAGCAGCCTATTGTGTTCCATCTGGAGGGCTTCTATGTACCACTGGGCTACGGAGCCTTCATGTTCTTCCTGGCCCTGCTTTGTTACATCGTAATAATGTTGGCAAACGGAGTGGTGCTGTGCGTCATTGTCATGGACAAGAACCTGCACAGACCCATGTACATAATGATTTGTAACCTTGTAGTCTGTGATATGCTGGGGGCCACGGCGGTGGTGCCTCGCCTTATGATGCACTTCTTGACGGGCCAGAAGAAGATCGGCTACATCTGGGCCATCGCCCAGGCCTTTTCCGTGCACATGTACGGCTTTGCAGTGCAAACTATTCTGGGTGTGATGGCGTATGACAGGTAATATTCAGTTTTTGTAATTGACCTTGACCTGCTCTGAGGTAAACAGGCTGTATCAGAAGATGAGAACGTTATTAAATTACGAGAAGAGCTTTTCTAGGGActctttttttaacttgttACATATTATACAATGAACAGTGAGTACATCTAATTTTGAGGACAGGCCATGTGCAGCAATATGCAGCAGCCCTGGAAAAGGTACTGACTGAACCATCCTCAATCAGCCTGCTCCCTGTCTTTGTGGATGGCCATGAACTATGTTGGGTTTGAATGGGTGCAAAGCCTATAGGAGCTTTTGTCCACATTTTGTCTGTTACTGACTACTAGTATATATTTCCCTATAACAACAAATGTGTGCCACATGCATATAAAAGGGCATCTCCAGGGTATGTTCCATGGatacaaaacatctgcaaacaGTGCGTCATGCTGAGATCCTGTTAAAATCTTCAACTAGGAAAAAGATATGGAGGTTTTTCATGTGGCCACTGCTGTCCCTCTGCAGGTACATTGCTGTGTGTGAACCACTGAGGTATCACGACATCATGACATCGGCTCGGCTACACTGCTGCCTCGGCCTGGCCTGGTTCACCGCTTTCTTGTTCATCGGTGTGCTCTTCATCTTACACATGAACTCCCCGCTGTGTGGCAATATCATCCATCACGTGTACTGCAGCAACCGTGGTATCCTGAACCTGGCCTGCAGTCCCACCCCCATAAACAACATCTATGGTAAGTGCATTTGTTTGGAAGAACGGTTCAAATATACGATATGTTCTTAAACATTGTCCTTATCAAGAGGTGCCATTGAGCATCTTATCCTGCTTTGATGATACATAACTGACAGAATAATTGTATGTTTTTCAAGGTCTTTCCATCTTCTGGTTTGTAAATACAAGCATCTTCCTCATCATTGCTTTTACTTACATCAGAATCCTGCATGCTTGTGTAAAACAGGGAAGAGATCAGAGCTTTATCCGCAGTAAGACCTTTCAGACGTGCACACCCCACCTTGTTGTTTATGTTCTCTATCAACTTGCTACAATGGTATTAGTTGTAAGTCAGAGGTTTCCCTCACTCTCACAAAATATAAAGAAGTTCGTCAGCATCCTGTTCATCATTATTCCACCAGTTTTGAACCCTATAATATATGGACTCGTCAGTAAAGATATCCGTGCAAACATTATTCAGCATTTTAAATACTTATTTGTTCATCGAAAAAAGTTATTGTGGTCTAACTTTTTTGGACTCCTTGTATTCCTGATAATTCTTTGTAAACTCCTTTCAATTACATGTAAAGTTTTAAATAACCATCCACATATCGAAACGAGAGCTTATTCAGGTTCTATGTATACCACTGGCCTGGACGTCCAgtttttttaatcccttttcTCCTGTCTATTACTTCTAATAAcattaaagaaataaagtaTTGTTTAATATCTTTCAGCCAGACATATTAATGGtgattcatatatttttaatgaCGTCAGTGTTTCATagatatggaatgccgttttattcaaaatgaaataaatgaataaatacataaataaatgaaatatgtatttgaaatacatcgtgaaatgaataaatgaggcaataaatacataaatattaaatacatttaatcttttcatggtacttttatttcataagtacacatttttttatttcatatttggcactttatttcataatggcgctGTATatcataatggcactgtatttcatgttcttatatgcaaatcagggggcgtggctatctatcacattaagaacagacaacagagccgtgtgcaaaaaaggctggctaagggacgtgagagtgttgacataatggaagacatcggtgggctccgagatagcatgctagcattagcggatcaaatcgatcaacatgggttatctgcagatactattttgacacatattgagggttttttggaaatactagggcttgcggttcccacttcggcagctctagactgcggtcaactcagccgacactcggatatccgtggtcaactcagccgacacttgaattttagtgcacgtttatgctgacatttacggtatttgAAAACAAAAGTCACTCCACTCTAGGAGGAATGATGTTTGTTAAATAACCTGATGTAGAATGGGAAGAAAATACAGAGAtgataatgttttttattttattttaattcagcGCTGTAGGTGGAAACAGAGTTGCGTGAAACATCAAGTAGAGAGATTTGACACAGATAATCAGAGTGCAGCGCAGGGTCTTTTCAGTGCGTGACGTACACCTGTGCTCCTCCAAGACAGAGTTAATTCATGCGGGCTATGAATTAACCTAGGACACACTTCTTCCAATAACAACAGGTCAGcaagaagtgtggctataaaaattatcaaaacaaaaGTCACTCCACAGGAAAACATTAAGGCTTTtaattttatcaaaataacGGACACGCACTCTATTGACCGAGGCAACGTCACAACACAAAAATCGCTCCttacggaggaaaaaaaaagaactatgaAATTTTAACCTTATCTCTAAACCTATACTACAAAACTTAacgaaatcaaaatcactcgcTTGGAGGTGAAAGCGCTGCAGCAGACAGCTAAACCTGGTTGATAAGATGTGACTCTGTGGCGTGGCTGGAACGAATGGACCCATGGGCAaaacgaacacactggcacaggacaaagggagacgcagactattaatacagatggaggggaatggggaacaggttaACACAAACAGGAATCAggaaagacaatcagactggtgacacatgaggaagggtaagtgacctgaaacgagaggagttattattagggtcctcgctacgactagtcgtagaggaacctattgtatttcaaggattAATTATTATTCTTCTCACAAACCTCGGGCCTTTTTGgagcctttatcatattcaaaaaactgttaaatttggcatggatatccggactgttaaaaaatttgataatttttgggtctcacgtttgggtataaagaaatgtctctatagcgccctatagaaatttaaaaaaagaccacactaggccagtttccgcccccgatgtccgatcaacttgaaagttggcacacaggtgctcttcgacatgctctacaaaaacgtcaatcatggtatgcaaatgtgcataactagattttccgccattttgaatttagtgaaaaacacattttgggcaatttctcctaaacgctgagtttgattgtcacaaaaccttcggtggatcgttgttgggtcaatgtgcccttgatatatcagaatggtgctgataactcattgttttgatgagatatgggctaattaacttcgcatTGGGTGTGGCTTAAACTGGctgatttttaacttccaaatgagttggcctgccctcaccaattCATTAACTCATTAACAtagtgtaaacattgaagccctgaataCACCCTAATTTTTTcctaatttttgaagaatagagggcgctgtaattaatagttgaaaatctgccttttggcctattttcatgatttcttacagttgtaaaagactgaactcctcccagggattaaatccgattcttttcaaaatcgtgcagagtgatcctgagaccttatgctctaaaaattgcattttgccagaagaatttccaaactatgtgtgttgGGAGCATTTTCCAAaaaccatactttatctaatctgctcacatttctcatatagcatgaacttctcaccctttaaacatccatatgatcatttctaacctgtcttatggttttaagaagatattacagTTAATGAAcgttgcaaggggtgtggctaaATCTGGAAAGATTTATAACTTcaaaatggcttggcctgccctcaccaaaattgcaggacATTGAatccctaaacacacactaatcttttcataattttttaagcttagggggcgctgcatttaatcattaaagatgtgcctttttggcatattctcataatttcttacagttaaAAGactgaactcctcccagggattaaagcCGATTCTTTTCTAATTtgtgcagtgtgctcttgagaccttggcctctaaaagttgcattttgccggaagaaatattaaactatgtgcgtacggcgcaaaacaccttttgaaagatttttaaggaagttgggtcatgtatggtattttgaaaagcttttattttgggatggaacatcagaatctCCTGGGGATGTGAACTATCAACTacaagtggaatggtcatgacagtattgattgtttccttttaaacctaatctgaaaaaGACCAAAGGTAGCCTGGtgatagattttgaaggaaattggctcatatatggtattctgagagtctttaatttttaatggtacatcagaagctcctggttatatgttgacataaaaggcctaagaccatgataatgtcaaagataaagtttgcaaagtggcattcctggcgttgctccacatgGTTaccgaccactgacttgcgaatgcttcgtccgacggccgcatttgtaaccgtctggccagtgccccgacaTGAAAGAAGTAGCGAGGACctgtccaacgctgctcgcagctttaatttaaaaataaaaccggaaatgacaagacaaaaaagcCCAAGAGAATAAACCAACAGACAGAATTCCCCCTCTAGTACCGACACCTGACGGTCCAGGTAGCTCAGGGTGGTCTCTGTAAAAGTCCTAAATAAGTGAAGGGTAATCTATGTGGCGCCGTGGGACCCACTGTCTGTGCTCAGGACCATATCTCTCCCATTCCACTAAAAACTAACTAAAAAATCACTGCGGCCTGACGAACCGCAGTGCTAGTTTCTTCGAAGGGACCTTGAGGTGCAAATCCCAAACCCATAACCAATTCTATTTCATCCTTACTGACAGCCAGAGGCAGTGCTTCACACTGGATCTTCTGTCTCGCGCGTGCACAGGTCGAGTCTTTATACCA containing:
- the LOC119213239 gene encoding olfactory receptor 4D1-like; protein product: MVAPLKQPIVFHLEGFYVPLGYGAFMFFLALLCYIVIMLANGVVLCVIVMDKNLHRPMYIMICNLVVCDMLGATAVVPRLMMHFLTGQKKIGYIWAIAQAFSVHMYGFAVQTILGVMAYDRYIAVCEPLRYHDIMTSARLHCCLGLAWFTAFLFIGVLFILHMNSPLCGNIIHHVYCSNRGILNLACSPTPINNIYVVSQRFPSLSQNIKKFVSILFIIIPPVLNPIIYGLVSKDIHEYLRELHASWRDTTPLSRHTLDGRALAAMWDAAKVGLAHIPPIEPAIASLIGSPEELLRTNARCPRPQCRAWPPQGPQLSQILRTEYELFPLVEGTEYLKLD